From Tripterygium wilfordii isolate XIE 37 chromosome 13, ASM1340144v1, whole genome shotgun sequence, the proteins below share one genomic window:
- the LOC120011723 gene encoding uncharacterized protein LOC120011723 — MDIEDLTVHTPNWDVLVSDSANNPTIAGRMVAKAPTPADFSRYEALALSDKVSELNVAAMKVVSVLATLPGGIANMAHNETAAIERAEAAALAKAKAEAELEAFRAELTERTEALNAANAKELKYRKEKLRLEAEVTRLSKVAEVDRVKAIAEGKALGVREFKASEEFKLTLRQEGYFGGRGAFKMARKALIDAGQDPSILDKLCPVLVGKDGLEESKEDIYAELARAEDEVRGQAEDEENSEEDFEERDELPSTVDLTAVTSDEDPPRVIPAEGDSPIQATEPGEVRAFTPEDVPPSNPPDLIQPEASLHEPSETELLPSVEDI, encoded by the exons ATGGATATTGAAGACCTCACTGTTCATACcccgaactgggatgttctggtgagtgacTCTGCCAATAACCCAACTATTGCAGGTAGGATGGTTGCGAAGGCTCCAACTCCGGCTGACTTCAGTCGATACGAAGCGCTTGCTTTGTCAGACAAGGTGTCAGAGCTgaacgttgcagctatgaag GTTGTTTCTGTTCTTGCCACATTGCCTGGAGGTATTGCCAACATGGCTCATAATGAAACAGCGGCCATTGAGCGGGCTGAAGCAGCTGCTTTGGCAAAGGCTAAGGCAGAAGCCGAGCTGGAGGCATTCCGTGCTGAATTAACTGAGAGGACCGAAGCACTGAATGCTGCAAATGCCAAGGAGCTGAAGTACCGTAAGGAGAAATTGAGGCTGGAAGCTGAGGTTACTAGGCTTTCAAAAGTTGCTGAAGTTGACCGAGTGAAGGCGATTGCTGAAGGCAAGGCCCTGGGGGTCCGGGAGTTCAAAGCTTCAGAGGAGTTCAAATTgactcttcgtcaagaaggctactttggtggtcgtggtgccttcAAGATGGCCAGGAAGGCTTTGATTGATGCTGGGCAGGATCCAAGTATTCTTGACAAGCTTTGCCCCGTTCTTGTTGGGAAGGATGGACTGGAGGAATCAAAGGAAGACATATATGCTGAACTCGCTAGGGCTGAGGATGAAGTACGTGGCCAGGCTGAAGATGAGGAGAACTCTGAGGAAGATTTTGAGGAGCGGGATGAACTCCCTTCAACTGTTGACCTTACCGCAGTCACATCCGATGAAGATCCTCCTCGTGTCATCCCTGCTGAAGGTGATTCTCCTATTCAAGCAACTGAGCCAGGTGAAGTTCGTGCCTTTACTCCTGAGGATGTTCCTCCTTCAAATCCTCCTGATCTTATCCAGCCTGAAGCTAGCCTGCATGAGCCTTCAGAGACTGAACTGCTTCCTTCAGTTGAAGATATTtag